Proteins co-encoded in one Acidithiobacillus caldus ATCC 51756 genomic window:
- a CDS encoding flagellar export protein FliJ has protein sequence MNVWDVLDRYSAHRVALAARQAAEQEHRLGYAKGQLATMDQYILQIQSRSAEWMKESSGCPAFLLSGVQHFQDTVRSVANTQRRVVEQVERTREDAYRHLQAERLEQKRMQSLTKRREARAAEQSRRREQAIHDNHTANRHLRTKW, from the coding sequence ATGAATGTCTGGGACGTATTAGATCGATACAGTGCTCATCGGGTGGCGTTGGCAGCGCGTCAGGCTGCCGAGCAGGAACATCGACTTGGCTATGCGAAAGGTCAATTGGCAACTATGGACCAATATATTTTGCAGATTCAATCTCGTTCAGCAGAGTGGATGAAAGAAAGCTCCGGGTGCCCAGCTTTTTTGTTGTCGGGAGTGCAGCACTTTCAAGATACCGTACGATCTGTTGCGAACACGCAGAGACGCGTGGTAGAGCAGGTGGAAAGAACCCGGGAGGACGCATATCGCCATTTGCAGGCAGAGCGCCTCGAACAGAAACGAATGCAGAGCCTTACCAAACGCCGTGAGGCGCGTGCGGCAGAACAATCGCGTCGTAGAGAGCAAGCGATTCATGATAATCATACGGCTAATCGCCATCTGAGAACGAAATGGTGA
- a CDS encoding flagellar motor protein MotB → MSKKDDLEELEQHQRKSQDAAAGSGRWLISYADFITLLLAFFIVMFSISQINKAKVEGFERSVNMAFGGKPPVVRVAPPQANEPFHHLPSPIPLVAVPPAIRSAILRQTQIMARMRSELRKALAPLIQAHEIHVIATPTGTRIRINADVLFKNGSARLQPKALAIVDAIGKILSRFHYPIAVDGYANRVPIHTARYPSNWYLSVARSLSVLNRFLHDGIRPDLLRATGYGPTHPAVPYSPKLINKALIENRRVTIFVQANTAVIMKTIDALVQRKIAFIRHNTRR, encoded by the coding sequence ATGAGCAAGAAAGACGATCTGGAGGAACTTGAGCAGCACCAACGTAAAAGCCAGGATGCGGCAGCTGGAAGTGGGCGGTGGCTTATATCCTATGCTGATTTTATTACTCTGTTATTAGCGTTTTTTATTGTTATGTTCTCAATTTCACAGATTAATAAGGCGAAAGTTGAGGGTTTTGAGCGGTCCGTAAATATGGCGTTCGGCGGCAAACCTCCGGTTGTTCGCGTCGCGCCACCACAAGCCAACGAACCATTTCACCATCTCCCGAGCCCCATTCCATTGGTTGCGGTGCCGCCTGCTATTAGGAGCGCTATATTACGGCAAACCCAAATCATGGCGCGAATGCGCTCCGAGTTGCGCAAAGCTCTGGCGCCGTTAATTCAAGCGCACGAAATCCACGTTATTGCTACCCCGACTGGAACGCGGATTCGGATCAATGCAGACGTACTGTTTAAAAATGGCAGCGCCCGATTGCAGCCCAAAGCGCTTGCCATAGTTGATGCAATAGGTAAGATTCTAAGTAGATTTCATTATCCTATTGCTGTAGATGGGTACGCAAATAGGGTGCCGATACACACCGCCCGATATCCCTCTAACTGGTATTTGTCGGTTGCTAGGTCGCTATCGGTATTGAATCGCTTCTTGCACGATGGTATTCGTCCAGATTTGCTGCGCGCCACGGGATATGGCCCGACCCATCCCGCAGTTCCTTATTCACCGAAGTTGATTAACAAAGCGTTGATCGAAAATCGTCGCGTCACTATATTTGTCCAGGCAAATACTGCGGTTATTATGAAAACCATTGACGCGTTGGTGCAGCGGAAAATTGCTTTTATTAGGCATAATACACGGAGATGA
- a CDS encoding FliI/YscN family ATPase yields MTRSTASPPKSLTIAQRYLEDLSASLDVMFPLSPSGRVLRVMGVALEAVGVPAMIGQGARIETPEGWRLGEVIGFHGDRAAVMPFGGLRGVFAGASVILADQDSMVAVGDALLGRVIDAQGRPLDGRPLLATQRRPLRQPAPHPLHRARIVKPLDVGVRAINALLTVGEGQRIGLFAGSGVGKSVLLGMMARHTQADVVVIALIGERGREVREFVEDILGDGLSHSVLVVATADAPPILRMRGAEYATAIAEHFRDQGKRVLLIMDSLTRYAMAAREVGLTAGELPATKGYPPSVFSTLSVLTERAGTAENGAITAFYSVLTEGDDLQDPVADAARSILDGHIVLSRDLAAAGVLPAIDPAVSASRVMRSIVDTEHLALVQRVMSWWGNYREKSDLIAIGAYRQGSDPTLDMAMQKYPAILDFLRQHPEESSHFSASLSALRQLVEEP; encoded by the coding sequence ATGACACGATCCACCGCATCGCCCCCAAAAAGTCTAACTATTGCGCAGCGCTATCTCGAAGACTTGTCGGCGAGCCTCGATGTGATGTTTCCGCTGTCTCCATCCGGTCGCGTGCTTCGTGTGATGGGAGTTGCGTTGGAGGCCGTTGGCGTCCCGGCGATGATTGGTCAGGGTGCGCGGATCGAAACCCCAGAGGGGTGGCGCCTAGGTGAGGTTATCGGTTTCCACGGCGACCGCGCTGCGGTCATGCCGTTCGGCGGGTTGCGAGGGGTTTTTGCTGGTGCGTCGGTGATTCTGGCAGACCAGGACTCCATGGTTGCGGTCGGTGATGCGCTACTGGGGCGGGTAATCGATGCACAGGGTCGTCCTCTGGATGGTCGTCCATTGCTAGCAACGCAGCGTCGTCCCTTGCGACAACCCGCTCCACACCCTTTACATCGTGCGCGTATTGTCAAACCGCTGGACGTGGGTGTGCGAGCCATTAATGCGCTCCTGACCGTAGGCGAGGGGCAGCGCATAGGACTGTTTGCTGGGAGTGGGGTGGGGAAGAGTGTGCTGTTGGGGATGATGGCACGACATACCCAGGCAGACGTCGTTGTGATAGCCCTCATAGGTGAGCGCGGACGTGAAGTGCGGGAATTCGTGGAGGATATTCTCGGCGATGGTCTGTCGCATTCAGTGTTGGTGGTTGCGACGGCAGATGCTCCGCCAATCTTGCGAATGCGCGGGGCGGAATACGCAACCGCCATAGCTGAGCACTTCCGAGACCAAGGGAAACGAGTTTTGCTTATTATGGACTCGCTGACCCGGTACGCCATGGCTGCGCGAGAAGTGGGTTTAACGGCAGGCGAATTGCCAGCAACAAAAGGGTACCCACCTTCCGTATTTTCGACATTGTCCGTGTTGACGGAAAGGGCCGGCACTGCGGAGAATGGGGCAATTACGGCATTCTATTCGGTATTGACTGAAGGGGATGATCTTCAAGACCCCGTGGCGGATGCGGCGCGTTCCATTCTGGATGGCCATATCGTGCTGTCGCGGGATTTGGCTGCAGCGGGGGTGCTACCGGCGATCGACCCGGCAGTCTCCGCGAGTCGAGTTATGCGTAGCATCGTTGACACGGAACACTTGGCGCTGGTCCAAAGGGTTATGTCGTGGTGGGGAAACTATCGGGAAAAGTCCGATCTGATTGCCATAGGCGCATACCGTCAGGGAAGCGATCCTACTCTTGACATGGCAATGCAGAAGTATCCCGCAATTTTGGATTTCTTGCGGCAACATCCAGAGGAATCGTCCCATTTCTCCGCCAGTCTTTCAGCACTACGCCAACTAGTTGAGGAACCGTGA
- a CDS encoding flagellar protein FlgN, which yields MLLDSENLLNEFEQLLDSEREALSSGNYEALTRISQRKLQLLKLFQNRQDYTQYRTALMRILDKSSENGLMAESALRFWRNAHQKLLHIQGLGYDPVDRDENAYERYREV from the coding sequence ATGCTTCTTGACTCCGAGAACCTCCTCAACGAATTTGAGCAGTTACTGGACAGCGAGCGGGAAGCGCTTAGCAGCGGAAACTATGAGGCCCTGACGCGGATATCGCAGCGCAAGCTGCAACTCCTGAAACTCTTTCAAAATCGGCAGGACTATACCCAGTATCGCACGGCATTGATGCGTATCCTGGATAAATCTTCCGAGAATGGACTCATGGCCGAATCCGCGCTCCGTTTTTGGCGTAACGCCCATCAAAAATTGCTGCATATCCAGGGACTCGGTTATGATCCTGTAGACCGGGATGAGAATGCGTACGAGCGCTATCGCGAGGTATGA
- a CDS encoding flagellar biosynthetic protein FliR — protein MTAGMLAFTQAQADHLVELIVWPTARILAFIATAPLFSFSWLPTLWRLGFGLVCAWAILPALSSLPSWPGMGGAIIILFAQVVIGISLGLVFRFLVGTFEVAAGWIAISMGLGFATTISSQYGEQNNTLSMLFEFAVIFFLIADGGMLGMIQVLTESFQAIPIGYTWSSWNWLYWANLGQAIFTDGVLIAIPVVLLLLVVDLGMAIIARIAPQVNIFAIGFPALIVAGFFGLLMLIPYFPSAVNHIFFFFTKNLYVRN, from the coding sequence ATGACCGCAGGGATGCTCGCCTTCACACAAGCGCAGGCCGATCATTTAGTAGAATTGATTGTTTGGCCTACTGCTCGGATACTTGCGTTCATCGCTACAGCACCCTTGTTTTCCTTCAGTTGGTTGCCAACATTGTGGAGACTCGGTTTCGGCCTGGTCTGTGCGTGGGCCATACTGCCCGCCCTCTCATCTCTGCCTTCATGGCCAGGTATGGGTGGAGCGATAATAATACTGTTCGCACAGGTCGTCATTGGAATTTCACTCGGCCTAGTCTTCCGTTTTCTGGTTGGAACCTTCGAGGTTGCCGCTGGCTGGATTGCAATTTCCATGGGCCTCGGATTCGCTACTACCATATCTTCGCAATATGGGGAGCAGAATAATACGTTGAGTATGTTGTTTGAATTCGCTGTTATCTTTTTTCTCATTGCCGACGGTGGAATGCTTGGGATGATCCAAGTCCTTACAGAAAGTTTTCAAGCAATTCCGATAGGATATACCTGGTCATCGTGGAATTGGCTTTATTGGGCAAATCTTGGTCAAGCGATTTTCACCGACGGGGTGCTAATAGCAATACCCGTTGTTTTACTGTTGCTGGTGGTTGATTTAGGCATGGCAATCATAGCGCGAATTGCGCCGCAAGTTAATATTTTTGCAATCGGATTCCCTGCCTTGATTGTGGCAGGGTTCTTTGGATTGCTGATGCTAATACCGTATTTTCCGTCCGCGGTTAATCACATATTCTTTTTCTTTACTAAGAATTTATATGTGAGGAACTGA
- a CDS encoding MotA/TolQ/ExbB proton channel family protein: MFIEQLIELAHKSRKYGLLSLDALIDDIEDPFMRNGLRMAVDGTGTTTIMRTLRLRLHTQTELDMMAAGLFEAAGGYAPTFGIMGAVTGLIEVMHHLSHPSELGMGIAAAFVSTVYGLVLANVFCIPTANRLRTVIAEQLVARNVFMDALHGIVTGINTLELRTILESYYLPNKKSGETEDSTAMEPA, encoded by the coding sequence GTGTTTATCGAACAGCTGATCGAATTGGCGCACAAATCTCGAAAATACGGATTACTATCGCTGGACGCTTTAATTGACGATATTGAGGATCCATTTATGCGCAATGGCTTACGTATGGCAGTAGACGGCACAGGTACGACCACCATCATGCGTACCTTACGTCTGCGTCTGCATACCCAAACCGAGCTCGATATGATGGCAGCTGGACTATTCGAAGCCGCAGGAGGCTATGCTCCCACCTTCGGCATTATGGGTGCCGTCACCGGGCTCATCGAGGTCATGCATCATCTTAGTCATCCATCCGAGTTGGGAATGGGAATAGCCGCGGCATTCGTATCTACGGTATATGGATTGGTACTCGCTAACGTTTTTTGTATCCCCACCGCCAACCGCTTACGTACGGTTATTGCTGAGCAACTAGTGGCTAGAAATGTTTTCATGGATGCGCTGCATGGTATCGTTACTGGGATAAATACCTTGGAGTTACGGACTATTCTAGAGAGTTATTACCTGCCAAACAAAAAGTCGGGAGAAACAGAAGACAGTACCGCAATGGAACCCGCATGA
- the flhA gene encoding flagellar biosynthesis protein FlhA: protein MRDATVTTKTDASVVKSKWSNLQTLLGPIVLVMILTMIVVPLPPILLDVLFTFNITFSLLILFAAFYTKKPLDFSAFPTVLLIATLLRLALNVAAARVILLDGYRGDQAAGVVIESFGRFVVGGSYVVGIVVFAILVIINFVVITKGSTRIAEVTARFSLDAMPGKQMAIDADLNAGMINQEQAKKRRELISAEADFYGSMDGASKFVRGDAIAAILIIIINLIGGLIVGVFQHGMSLSSAAHTYTLLSIGDGLVAQIPSLVISIAAGLLVSRGSDDAEMGHLVSRQLFYDNRYGLLVTAIILGITGIIPGMPHWAFLLYALLTGSIWYVLQRSKVREAEQVSATTAAEAPAVVEEPIDARVLKRVEPIGLAIGYQLIPLMQKDGELQKRLNLLRRRISESAGFVLPAIHVTDDLTLRPGGYRIEIHGIGEAHGEVHADQLLAIPSGSDTPPISGSRTTDPVYGATAFWIARERADDAELLGYTVLDAATVVTTHLHEVLQKHLADIFGLKQTQELLDVVARRNEKLLDSVIPRIVTAPKLTKVLRDLVREQVSLRDITAILESLAEDGKENLPTEQLVEMIRSRLGRQIVTDLLLGRDRGAPLQAAVMSPEMDSVLQTAIQTAAAAGTAPTLEPSVLLHLTQAVRQAVTQMEGQSMRPVILVRDAIRYALSGWLRSAGIVVPVLGFAEVPGEIQVKSAVEIR from the coding sequence GTGAGGGACGCAACAGTAACTACGAAGACAGACGCCTCGGTTGTAAAATCGAAGTGGTCGAATCTACAAACCTTGCTAGGTCCAATCGTTCTGGTAATGATTCTTACCATGATCGTGGTACCATTGCCGCCGATTCTGCTTGACGTTCTGTTTACCTTCAACATTACATTCTCCTTGCTAATCTTGTTTGCTGCGTTCTACACCAAAAAGCCTTTAGATTTTTCCGCCTTTCCAACGGTTTTATTGATTGCAACGCTCCTACGTCTGGCCTTGAATGTTGCAGCGGCTCGCGTAATCCTGTTGGACGGATATCGTGGCGATCAGGCGGCCGGTGTGGTGATAGAAAGTTTCGGTCGATTTGTCGTTGGCGGAAGTTACGTGGTAGGCATCGTCGTATTTGCGATTTTAGTTATCATTAATTTCGTTGTGATCACCAAGGGGTCAACCCGGATAGCTGAGGTGACTGCACGTTTTTCATTGGATGCCATGCCTGGCAAGCAGATGGCGATCGACGCAGACTTGAATGCGGGAATGATCAATCAGGAGCAGGCAAAAAAACGCCGTGAACTCATTTCTGCAGAGGCAGATTTTTACGGGAGTATGGATGGTGCCTCCAAATTCGTACGAGGTGATGCGATTGCTGCCATTCTGATTATTATCATCAATCTGATTGGTGGTCTTATAGTTGGTGTTTTCCAACATGGTATGAGCCTATCCAGCGCCGCGCACACGTATACGTTGTTGTCCATAGGCGATGGACTGGTCGCGCAGATTCCGTCTTTGGTGATATCCATTGCAGCGGGATTGCTCGTCAGTCGCGGAAGCGATGATGCGGAAATGGGACACCTGGTCTCCAGGCAGTTATTTTACGATAATCGCTATGGGTTACTGGTTACGGCTATCATTCTAGGGATTACGGGAATTATTCCAGGGATGCCACATTGGGCGTTTTTGTTATACGCCTTGCTCACGGGTAGCATCTGGTACGTGCTCCAGAGATCAAAGGTGCGGGAAGCTGAGCAGGTATCCGCTACCACAGCGGCCGAGGCTCCTGCTGTCGTTGAAGAGCCCATTGACGCCCGGGTGTTAAAGCGAGTCGAACCCATAGGATTAGCCATTGGCTATCAATTGATTCCGCTCATGCAGAAGGATGGAGAGTTACAGAAGCGGCTTAATCTTTTACGTCGAAGAATCTCGGAAAGCGCGGGCTTTGTTTTGCCGGCGATTCATGTTACTGACGATCTTACGTTGCGTCCAGGAGGGTACCGCATCGAAATTCATGGGATCGGAGAGGCGCATGGAGAAGTGCACGCAGACCAGTTGCTGGCGATTCCTTCGGGTTCGGACACACCGCCGATCTCAGGCTCACGCACAACCGATCCTGTGTACGGCGCAACAGCATTCTGGATTGCGCGGGAGCGCGCCGACGATGCGGAGCTGCTGGGGTATACGGTACTCGATGCGGCGACTGTGGTGACCACGCACTTGCACGAGGTTCTGCAGAAACATCTAGCCGACATCTTTGGGTTGAAGCAAACTCAGGAATTGCTCGATGTCGTTGCCAGGCGGAATGAGAAGTTACTCGATTCCGTGATTCCGCGTATCGTGACGGCTCCGAAACTCACCAAGGTGTTGCGCGACCTGGTGAGGGAGCAGGTATCGCTGCGCGATATCACGGCAATTTTGGAAAGCCTCGCGGAGGACGGGAAGGAAAATCTTCCCACCGAACAATTAGTCGAAATGATCCGTTCTAGGTTGGGACGGCAGATCGTAACGGATTTGCTGCTAGGTAGGGATCGTGGTGCGCCGCTTCAGGCTGCGGTGATGAGCCCTGAGATGGATTCCGTGCTCCAGACTGCCATACAAACGGCAGCAGCGGCCGGCACTGCACCGACGTTGGAACCGTCGGTCTTGCTGCACCTTACACAGGCTGTAAGGCAGGCGGTTACACAGATGGAGGGCCAGTCGATGCGTCCGGTCATTCTCGTCCGCGATGCTATCCGCTATGCGCTGTCTGGGTGGCTTCGCTCGGCCGGGATCGTGGTACCTGTGCTCGGCTTTGCGGAAGTACCAGGGGAGATTCAGGTGAAAAGTGCCGTTGAAATTCGCTGA
- a CDS encoding flagellar biosynthetic protein FliQ yields MVTSSEGVVLFTSALHFLLMALLPIAIGTMVVGLGITLLQSWLHWNDVSLAFIPKLLFVIGILVIGWLGFADHFARWFQETARILLP; encoded by the coding sequence ATGGTGACATCATCGGAAGGTGTCGTGCTATTTACCAGCGCCTTGCATTTCCTGCTGATGGCTCTGTTACCGATCGCGATCGGTACGATGGTCGTTGGGTTAGGAATCACATTGCTGCAATCGTGGCTACATTGGAACGACGTATCCCTCGCATTTATCCCTAAATTGCTATTCGTTATCGGAATCTTGGTAATTGGCTGGCTTGGATTTGCCGATCACTTCGCGCGATGGTTCCAAGAAACGGCGAGGATCTTACTGCCATGA
- the flgA gene encoding flagellar basal body P-ring formation chaperone FlgA gives MSSVLICPIGHAETWESQPAVLQAAQSVLPRAQGDHYRGNPPTTAGWVRACPQPLKAQISSQSQWALTVRVSCEAPTSRWSLYVPFERSYTSTIVIARNFLAPGTVIQSNSVEVRRERIDAETGSVCTSIHQVIGDTVNAGIAKGMPIRPENLLAPLIIRQGERVMLKARQHGVVASAMGIAMENGRAGASILVRNTTSHKLLTGVVSANGTVWVSPWRSHAS, from the coding sequence ATGAGCAGCGTCCTCATATGTCCCATCGGGCATGCCGAAACCTGGGAGTCACAGCCCGCCGTCCTACAAGCTGCGCAATCCGTACTTCCCCGGGCGCAGGGAGATCATTATCGAGGCAACCCACCCACCACGGCAGGCTGGGTCCGGGCGTGCCCGCAACCGCTCAAGGCGCAGATCTCCAGTCAAAGCCAATGGGCGCTCACCGTACGCGTTTCATGCGAAGCTCCAACCAGCCGATGGTCGCTTTACGTTCCATTCGAACGGAGCTACACGTCCACGATCGTGATTGCACGAAACTTTTTGGCTCCAGGTACCGTAATACAGAGCAATAGCGTTGAGGTGAGGCGAGAACGGATCGATGCCGAGACAGGCTCTGTGTGTACAAGCATCCACCAGGTCATTGGCGATACCGTCAATGCCGGCATCGCCAAAGGCATGCCGATACGCCCCGAGAACTTACTTGCTCCATTGATCATCCGACAAGGAGAACGAGTCATGCTGAAAGCGCGGCAACACGGAGTCGTGGCAAGTGCCATGGGGATCGCCATGGAAAATGGTCGCGCCGGAGCCAGCATTCTGGTACGCAACACGACCAGCCATAAGCTGCTGACGGGTGTGGTATCCGCCAACGGGACCGTATGGGTCTCTCCGTGGAGGTCACATGCTTCTTGA
- a CDS encoding FliH/SctL family protein, producing the protein MATHETISSFRFERLDTEAPKGDSAISGPGRDITQDVESRHADAHSALQEELSKIREAARREAYTLGHTEGLETGKKLGREEGYAAGREEGYRDGLKEAQSAAQLLREAAQQWAGIEAQVADFFERAVLQLTLAVSRQVIRRDLAKETADDLRARLQGLVDALRLDNLLVTFALHPDQVTLLRQHLHALPDSWNLHPDARMELGGVRVRVQWPEGFDGVVAAQEWDARIETRWSEVVSRILEGGG; encoded by the coding sequence ATGGCAACGCATGAAACGATTTCCTCATTTCGCTTTGAACGACTCGATACGGAAGCACCCAAGGGTGATTCAGCAATATCTGGGCCAGGGAGGGATATTACGCAAGATGTTGAGTCCCGACACGCAGACGCGCATTCCGCCCTGCAGGAGGAGCTGTCGAAGATCCGAGAGGCGGCCCGGCGTGAGGCATACACGCTGGGGCACACAGAAGGGTTGGAGACCGGCAAGAAATTGGGACGAGAGGAGGGCTACGCCGCCGGCCGCGAGGAAGGGTACCGCGATGGTTTGAAGGAGGCGCAAAGTGCCGCACAACTACTTCGAGAGGCTGCCCAGCAATGGGCTGGGATTGAGGCACAGGTTGCGGACTTTTTTGAGCGGGCAGTCTTGCAACTCACGTTGGCAGTATCCCGTCAGGTCATTCGCCGTGATCTGGCGAAGGAAACCGCCGACGATCTCCGTGCCCGATTGCAGGGTCTCGTCGATGCACTGCGCCTTGACAATTTGTTAGTAACCTTTGCCTTGCATCCAGATCAGGTCACGCTATTGCGGCAGCATCTGCATGCACTGCCAGACTCGTGGAACCTGCACCCCGATGCTCGTATGGAATTGGGCGGCGTGCGCGTGCGTGTGCAATGGCCGGAGGGATTTGACGGCGTCGTTGCAGCCCAAGAATGGGATGCGCGGATCGAGACTCGATGGTCTGAGGTCGTTTCGCGCATCTTGGAGGGGGGCGGATGA
- a CDS encoding flagellar biosynthesis anti-sigma factor FlgM — protein sequence MISETQIFQHVSTDNPVSNERDTVATTRIPAAGLPDPAGSVSDIQAPPPDTAHQQRIAELKQQVQSGTYAVDSGKLARAWLKID from the coding sequence ATGATTAGTGAAACCCAGATTTTTCAGCACGTATCAACAGACAACCCTGTCTCGAACGAGAGGGACACCGTTGCAACCACTCGAATACCAGCCGCTGGTTTGCCGGATCCAGCAGGCTCGGTCTCGGACATACAAGCACCACCACCAGATACTGCACATCAGCAGCGCATTGCCGAATTGAAGCAACAGGTGCAGTCGGGGACCTACGCCGTGGACAGCGGCAAGTTGGCCCGCGCCTGGCTAAAAATCGACTAA
- a CDS encoding methyl-accepting chemotaxis protein, which translates to MTMDDNSTNSNTMEDMLGKLEGSLQLAREALQQVGASNAYLSEMIGEMDLVEQAIRRLDELVHSFLARIRSITTLTASVREISAQTNLLALNAAIEAARAGEQGRGFAVVADEVKKLAERSNKAAREIEGIAQGVADMDSEVQAGIADGFQHLAQEQAALEAVVDVLGNANAAARATEKKLTALLSGLNV; encoded by the coding sequence ATGACCATGGACGATAATTCTACCAATTCGAATACAATGGAGGATATGCTTGGCAAGTTGGAAGGAAGCTTGCAGTTAGCTCGTGAAGCTTTGCAACAGGTTGGGGCAAGCAATGCGTACCTATCGGAGATGATTGGGGAGATGGATTTAGTGGAGCAAGCTATACGTCGGCTGGACGAATTAGTGCATAGTTTTCTCGCTCGTATACGATCCATTACAACACTGACGGCGAGCGTGCGAGAAATCTCGGCACAGACTAACCTATTGGCATTGAACGCGGCTATTGAAGCCGCTCGCGCGGGCGAACAGGGGCGTGGGTTTGCAGTCGTGGCTGATGAAGTTAAGAAGTTGGCGGAGCGATCAAATAAGGCCGCGCGAGAAATCGAGGGAATCGCGCAAGGCGTGGCGGATATGGACTCCGAAGTTCAGGCAGGCATTGCCGATGGATTTCAACATTTAGCTCAAGAGCAGGCTGCACTTGAAGCGGTAGTTGACGTTTTGGGAAATGCCAATGCCGCTGCGCGGGCTACGGAGAAAAAGCTCACAGCCCTATTATCGGGACTTAATGTGTAG
- a CDS encoding EscU/YscU/HrcU family type III secretion system export apparatus switch protein has protein sequence MSEAEEKTEKASQKRLDDAKKDGKVPRSQDWTASLVLFAATALLWAASGSWGTEILSRMVVGLSVSSLHFRADWQRTILQEAAPLFVVFLMFGGVILVSAIASILLVGGWVWSPGKLWEWDRLSWTSGLKRPFTKKGFSVLWEDSVKTGLLGVCMGLIVWGQKGVWFALLDIPPRRAISLGAAILVKDFFIFASLLLVPGAIDWFLQRRFFLESQKMSKQDIKDEHKEVDGNPLIKSRIRRLQRRIARMRMMKSVEKASVVLINPEHYAVALRYTESMTVPIVTAKGIDTIALKIREIAKIHGVPILEAPSMARSLYKVCDIGDLIPAGLYEAVAIVLAYIDHLHEAKIGNKPLPKDWEHTGLGKRLGVEFAREIGVEDS, from the coding sequence ATGTCCGAGGCAGAAGAAAAAACCGAAAAGGCGTCGCAGAAACGACTCGATGACGCCAAGAAAGACGGGAAGGTTCCCCGCTCTCAGGACTGGACGGCCAGTTTAGTACTATTCGCTGCGACGGCGTTGCTCTGGGCTGCGTCGGGTTCCTGGGGAACGGAAATTTTGAGTCGGATGGTAGTCGGACTTTCGGTATCGTCATTGCATTTTCGCGCCGATTGGCAGCGTACGATATTACAGGAGGCTGCGCCTCTATTTGTAGTTTTCTTGATGTTTGGGGGTGTGATCTTGGTATCGGCCATCGCGAGTATTTTGCTCGTCGGTGGCTGGGTGTGGAGTCCGGGAAAGCTTTGGGAATGGGATCGGCTCTCCTGGACTAGCGGACTAAAACGCCCATTTACTAAGAAGGGCTTCTCGGTCTTGTGGGAAGACTCAGTAAAGACCGGTCTTCTCGGAGTATGTATGGGGCTTATCGTTTGGGGGCAGAAAGGAGTTTGGTTTGCATTGCTAGATATACCACCAAGACGTGCTATCAGCCTTGGTGCCGCTATTCTAGTTAAGGACTTTTTTATCTTTGCCTCGTTACTTCTAGTGCCTGGGGCAATCGACTGGTTTTTGCAAAGGCGTTTCTTTCTGGAAAGTCAAAAGATGTCCAAACAGGACATCAAGGATGAGCACAAAGAGGTGGATGGAAACCCTTTAATCAAATCGCGTATACGGCGTTTGCAAAGACGAATCGCCCGCATGCGCATGATGAAATCCGTTGAGAAGGCCTCCGTTGTGTTGATTAACCCGGAGCATTACGCGGTCGCCCTGAGATACACAGAATCGATGACCGTCCCCATTGTAACGGCTAAGGGGATCGATACAATTGCTTTGAAAATACGTGAAATTGCCAAAATACATGGCGTACCAATACTGGAGGCGCCGTCCATGGCAAGATCGTTGTATAAAGTATGCGATATCGGTGACCTTATTCCTGCCGGGCTATATGAAGCCGTCGCGATTGTGCTAGCCTATATTGATCACTTGCATGAAGCAAAAATTGGGAACAAGCCTTTACCCAAGGATTGGGAACATACAGGCTTGGGCAAACGGTTAGGGGTTGAGTTCGCGCGCGAGATAGGAGTTGAGGATTCGTGA